The proteins below come from a single Cannabis sativa cultivar Pink pepper isolate KNU-18-1 chromosome 3, ASM2916894v1, whole genome shotgun sequence genomic window:
- the LOC133035572 gene encoding UPF0426 protein At1g28150, chloroplastic, which translates to MAHLSSSTTISTPPLLSKQRPRTLIQYPFSSTSHLTTPIASFRRTNRLTAFCFNPTDEPILKDALKEPVAFMGGLFAGLLRLDLNDDPLKEWVSRTVEASGITEEEIDADGLKPEEEEVPTQIEIE; encoded by the exons ATGGCTCATCTCTCGTCCAGTACCACCATCTCCACCCCTCCTCTTCTG tcGAAGCAAAGGCCAAGGACACTAATTCAATACCCATTTTCATCTACATCCCACTTGACAACTCCAATCGCTAGTTTTCGGAGAACCAATCGGTTGACAGCGTTTTGTTTCAATCCCACTGATGAACCCATTCTCAAAGATGCATTAAAG GAGCCAGTTGCTTTCATGGGAGGGTTGTTTGCCGGATTGTTACGACTTGATTTGAACGACGATCCGCTCAAAGAATGGGTTTCTAGAACTGTGGAAGCCTCTGGAATAACGGAAGAAGAAATCGATGCAGACGGGTTGAAACCAGAGGAAGAAGAAGTCCCAACACAGATAGAGATTGAATGA